In Dermacentor albipictus isolate Rhodes 1998 colony chromosome 6, USDA_Dalb.pri_finalv2, whole genome shotgun sequence, the following proteins share a genomic window:
- the LOC135912354 gene encoding uncharacterized protein, translating to MYNVDRRPVFHFSNLLHFQGFLIFEVRVLQYPDARAAWSQLASTGTFKKNRGSGPQAAPWCAYSNPKRNSHSSMERVTSNSTDSTSTVVFNSNMWYKRTGGGGGGPASARDCPSRLSCFSSVGSLLKNCNLQKAAKGTATLNRKDKASSKVIIEEAGAKQNRKEFYSSEDQVTSLVPDLYAGQEHQIKSNSVDASDPKKYFDDDSRSRVTTLRLGSNEKAHILFAHTGGEAILSYASMV from the exons ATGTATAACGTCGATCGTCGGCCTGTTTTTCACTTTTCTAACCTACTCCATTTTCAG GGCTTCCTCATATTCGAGGTGCGGGTGCTGCAGTACCCGGACGCCCGGGCAGCCTGGTCTCAGCTGGCCTCGACCGGCACGTTCAAGAAGAACCGAGGCTCTGGACCGCAGGCGGCGCCCTGGTGCGCGTACTCGAATCCCAAGCGCAACAGTCACTCATCCATGGAGCGAGTCACCTCGAACAGCACCGACAGCACGAGCACGGTGGTGTTCAACAGCAACATGTGGTACAAGAGAACTGGAGGAGGCGGCGGCGGCCCAGCAAGTGCCCGCGACTGCCCCTCGAGATTGTCTTGCTTCTCGAGTGTCGGCAGCCTGCTGAAGAACTGCAACCTTCAGAAGGCTGCCAAAGGCACAGCGACTCTGAATAGAAAGGACAAGGCCTCCTCCAAG GTAATCATCGAAGAAGCCGGCGCGAAGCAGAACCGCAAGGAATTCTACTCGTCCGAAGATCAAGTCACGTCTCTGGTGCCGGACTTGTACGCCGGCCAGGAGCACCAAATCAAAAGCAACAGCGTCGACGCGTCAGACCCGAAGAAGTACTTCGACGACGACTCTCGAAGCAGGGTTACGACGCTGCGTCTGGGATCCAACGAGAAGGCACACATACTGTTCGCCCACACGGGAGGCGAGGCCATTCTCTCATACGCGTCAATGGTGTGA